Below is a window of Myxococcaceae bacterium JPH2 DNA.
CCCAGGTCGTCCGCGGCGATTCGAAGCAGCGCGGGGGCCAGCCGCACGCTCAGCACCTGTCGGGGCGTCTCATCGACCCAAGAGCCGGAGAACCCCACTGGCAACAAGGACGCATCACCCGGGCCGCACCTGTGCCGGCGAAGACACGTCATGCGCGACGGCCGCCCTATCTGCACGAGCAGGAGATGCTCGCTCAACGGGGCCATCGTCACCGGGCCGCGGGGTTCGATTCGGGACTCGACGTGCAACCCCACCCCGGCCTTGGTCAGTCCGTAGCGCCGCAGGCCACCCCCCTCGGTCTCGCCTACCGAGGTGTCCGTCGCATTCCGCGGGTCCATCGCACACTCCAAGCCAGAAGCAGCAGGTGTAGCGAGAGGTCCGCGTCCTCGCCCGGCTTTCGAGCACGCCCACCTTCGAGCCCGGGAACGACAGTTCGTGCTCCCCGACAGGCGGAACGTGCGCGATGCGCCCCCGCCCCCAAGAGGAAGGTGCGCCCATCCGGCGAACCGCCGGGAGGGAGGCACACCATGAAGGCGATTGCATTCGATCAACTGGGCCCGCCCACGGAAGTGCTGCGACTCAGAGACGTTCCCGTACCGAAGCCCCGCGCGGGCGAAGTGCTCGTCGAGATGCGCTCGGCATCCATCAACCCGGGGGACTTCCTCTTCATCCAGGGGCTCTATCCGGAGCCGAAGAAGCCCCAGTTCCCAGGGCAGATCGCCGGCAACCATGGCGCGGGGATCATCACCCAGGTGGGCGACGGCGTCTCGTGGAAGCCGGGGACCCTCGTCACGTTCAGCCACGTCGACACCTGGGCGGAGTACGCGGTGCTCCCCGCCGAACGGCTCATGCCGCTCCCCTCCGATTATCCCCTGGAGAAGGCAGCGCAGTTCTTCAACGTCATCACCGCGTGGGACCTGCTCGAACTGGCCCAAGCGCGCGCGGGACAATGGCTCGCACTCACCGCGGGCCACTCCACCGTGGCGACCATGGTGGCGCAGTTCGCGCGCATGCGAGACGTGAAGGTCCTCTCCCTGGTGCGAAAGCGCCAGCCCCACCTGGACCTGGAGCAGTACGGTGCCTCCTCGGTCCTGGAGCTTCCCGAGGACCTCTCTGCCCTCGGGCCGCGGCTCCGGGCCATCACGCAGGGCCAGGGACTCCGCGGCATCATCGACGCGGTGGGAGGCCCTTTGCTCGGAGCCCTCATCCACGAGAGTGCCCCGGGCGCGACTGCGATTGTGTACGGCGGCTACAGCCCGGAGCGATTCGCCCTCCACAACTTCGACCTCTTGATGAAGGACCTCCACCTGCGCGCCCACGTGTACCGGTACTTCTTCGACCCGCCGAAGCCCGAGGACCAGGAGCTGCTCCAGCGACTCGCGAAGCTCACGGCCCCAGAGACCTTCCGCATCCCCATGGCGCAGGCCCACGACCTGGAGGACTTCCAGGTCGCGGTGAAGGAAACCGCCCTGCGCCCCGAGGCCGGCAAGCGCTTCTTCCGGATGAACCGCGCCGCGCGCGAAGGAGCCTGAACGGCAAGCGCTCACGCGTCCGCGAGCTGCTCGCGATCCCCAGCCGAGAGTGGCAGGGCCGACAGCTCCGCACGCACCGCGGCCTCGCGCGCGGGCTCGCCCAACACCGACGCCAGCTCCGCGCGCGCGAGGAGGACTCGGGCCCGCTCCAGCGGAACACTCTGCTCGGCGCGGGCCAGCGCCGCGTCGAGCACCTTGGCCGCCGCGGCGTCATCCCCCTTGAAGTCACGCAGCTTGCTCGCCGTCTGGAGCGCCGTCATCAGCTTCGACTGACTCTTCCTCCGAGCAGACTCCGCCTCCGGCACCTCGCGCGGATGGTTGCGCTTCACGAAGCGAAGCCAGTTGCCGCCTGGGTCCACCACGTGGAAGCGGCTCTGTCCCTTTCGCTTGCGAGCGATGCGCGGGATACCCGTGACGGGGACCTTCCCTTGGAAGCGCCGC
It encodes the following:
- a CDS encoding zinc-binding dehydrogenase; this encodes MKAIAFDQLGPPTEVLRLRDVPVPKPRAGEVLVEMRSASINPGDFLFIQGLYPEPKKPQFPGQIAGNHGAGIITQVGDGVSWKPGTLVTFSHVDTWAEYAVLPAERLMPLPSDYPLEKAAQFFNVITAWDLLELAQARAGQWLALTAGHSTVATMVAQFARMRDVKVLSLVRKRQPHLDLEQYGASSVLELPEDLSALGPRLRAITQGQGLRGIIDAVGGPLLGALIHESAPGATAIVYGGYSPERFALHNFDLLMKDLHLRAHVYRYFFDPPKPEDQELLQRLAKLTAPETFRIPMAQAHDLEDFQVAVKETALRPEAGKRFFRMNRAAREGA
- a CDS encoding VOC family protein, which codes for MNAVTIPMLPCVSLTESLGFYRALGFSVTYQQVSPNPYAVVQREDVQLHLFGQKGLNPAESYASCLIVLDEIDDLHEVFLEALRRFQGKVPVTGIPRIARKRKGQSRFHVVDPGGNWLRFVKRNHPREVPEAESARRKSQSKLMTALQTASKLRDFKGDDAAAAKVLDAALARAEQSVPLERARVLLARAELASVLGEPAREAAVRAELSALPLSAGDREQLADA